From one Streptococcus oralis genomic stretch:
- a CDS encoding DEAD/DEAH box helicase, whose protein sequence is MKVNPNYLGRLFTEKELTEEERQEAVRLPAMRKEKGKLFCQRCNSLILEEWYLPISAYYCRECLLMKRIRSDKALYYFPQEDFPKQDVLKWRGQLTPFQEKVSEGLLQAVDKQEPTLVHAVTGAGKTEMIYQVVAKVIDDGGAVCLASPRIDVCLELYKRLQNDFACDIALLHGESEPYFRTPLVVATTHQLLKFYHAFDLLIVDEVDAFPYVDNTMLYYAVKNSVKEDGLRIFLTATSTDELDRKVRTGELKRLSLPRRFHGNPLIIPKPVWLSDFNRCLEKNQLSTKLKTYIEKQRRTGYPLLIFASEIKKGEKLKEILKEQYPNENIGFVSSVTEDRLEQVQAFRDGELTILISTTILERGVTFPCVDVFVVEANHRLFTKSSLIQIGGRVGRSMDRPTGELLFFHDGLNASIKKAIKEIKNMNKEAGL, encoded by the coding sequence ATGAAAGTAAATCCAAATTATCTCGGTCGCTTGTTTACTGAGAAAGAATTAACGGAAGAAGAACGACAGGAAGCAGTGAGACTGCCAGCAATGAGAAAAGAGAAGGGGAAACTGTTTTGTCAACGTTGTAATAGTTTGATTCTAGAAGAATGGTATTTGCCTATCAGCGCTTACTATTGTAGGGAGTGTTTACTGATGAAGAGAATCAGGAGTGATAAAGCTTTATACTATTTTCCTCAAGAGGATTTTCCTAAGCAAGACGTCCTCAAATGGCGTGGTCAGTTAACACCTTTTCAAGAAAAAGTGTCAGAGGGACTGCTTCAGGCGGTAGACAAGCAAGAGCCAACCTTGGTTCACGCTGTGACAGGAGCTGGAAAGACAGAGATGATTTATCAAGTTGTGGCTAAAGTGATTGATGATGGTGGTGCAGTTTGTTTGGCCAGTCCTCGAATTGATGTGTGTTTAGAACTGTATAAGCGACTGCAGAATGACTTTGCTTGCGATATAGCGCTACTCCATGGCGAATCAGAGCCCTATTTTCGAACTCCCTTAGTAGTTGCAACAACTCATCAGTTATTAAAATTTTATCATGCTTTTGATTTGTTGATAGTGGATGAGGTAGATGCCTTTCCTTATGTTGACAACACTATGCTTTACTATGCTGTAAAGAATAGTGTAAAGGAGGATGGATTGAGGATATTCCTTACGGCAACTTCTACAGATGAGTTAGATAGGAAGGTTCGCACAGGGGAATTAAAAAGATTAAGCTTGCCGAGACGGTTTCATGGAAATCCTTTGATTATTCCTAAACCAGTCTGGTTATCGGATTTTAATCGCTGTTTAGAGAAAAATCAATTGTCAACCAAGTTAAAGACTTATATTGAGAAACAGAGAAGAACAGGTTATCCCTTACTGATTTTTGCATCAGAGATTAAGAAAGGTGAAAAACTAAAAGAAATCTTGAAGGAGCAGTACCCGAATGAGAATATCGGCTTTGTGTCTTCTGTGACAGAAGACCGATTAGAGCAGGTGCAAGCTTTTCGAGATGGAGAACTAACAATACTGATCAGTACGACAATCTTGGAACGCGGGGTTACCTTCCCTTGTGTGGATGTTTTCGTAGTAGAAGCTAATCATCGTCTCTTTACCAAGTCTAGTTTGATTCAGATTGGAGGGCGAGTTGGACGCAGTATGGACAGACCAACTGGTGAGTTGCTCTTCTTTCATGATGGATTAAATGCTTCCATCAAAAAGGCAATCAAGGAAATCAAGAATATGAATAAGGAGGCAGGGTTATGA
- a CDS encoding YigZ family protein, with protein MEFRTIKEDGQVQEEIKKSRFICHAKRVYSEEEARDFITAIKKEHYKATHNCSAFIVGERSEIKRTSDDGEPSGTAGVPMLGVLENHNLTNVCVVVTRYFGGIKLGAGGLIRAYAGSVALAVKEIGIIEIKEQAGIAIQMSYAQYQEYGNFLKEHHLMELDTNFTDQVDTMIYVDKEEKENIKSALVEFFNGKVTLTDQGLREVEVPVNLV; from the coding sequence ATGGAATTTAGAACAATTAAAGAGGATGGGCAGGTCCAAGAAGAAATCAAAAAATCACGCTTTATCTGTCATGCCAAGCGTGTCTATAGTGAAGAAGAAGCTCGTGACTTTATCACTGCTATCAAAAAAGAACACTACAAAGCCACCCATAACTGCTCTGCTTTTATTGTAGGGGAACGCAGTGAGATCAAGCGTACGAGTGATGATGGCGAACCTAGTGGTACTGCTGGAGTCCCTATGCTTGGCGTCTTAGAAAATCATAATCTTACCAATGTCTGCGTAGTAGTTACTCGTTACTTTGGTGGAATTAAGTTAGGCGCTGGAGGTTTGATTCGTGCTTACGCAGGTAGTGTGGCCTTGGCTGTCAAAGAAATTGGCATTATTGAAATCAAAGAGCAGGCTGGCATAGCCATTCAGATGTCTTACGCTCAGTATCAAGAATATGGCAATTTTCTTAAAGAACATCATCTCATGGAGCTGGATACAAACTTTACAGATCAAGTTGATACAATGATTTATGTTGATAAGGAAGAGAAAGAAAATATCAAGTCTGCTCTTGTAGAGTTTTTTAATGGAAAGGTTACTTTAACAGATCAAGGTTTACGAGAAGTTGAAGTTCCTGTAAACTTAGTGTAA
- a CDS encoding PH domain-containing protein, translated as MAFGKFIQGLAGNFSEENKETLIKEYGQYLLENEEIQSGYKLIRDSIIFTNIRIIFTDKQGATGRKVSVKSLFLMNIVNVEMETAGAGIDDSEIRITYLENIFLKAHNEHLSFHKFEFPKKTDILPLYTYLLELAYHNRLKINGLDL; from the coding sequence ATGGCGTTTGGAAAATTTATTCAAGGACTTGCTGGTAACTTCAGCGAGGAAAACAAAGAGACTCTTATCAAAGAATATGGTCAATATCTACTAGAGAATGAAGAAATTCAAAGTGGATATAAACTTATTCGAGATTCAATCATCTTTACAAATATCCGTATTATTTTTACAGATAAGCAAGGTGCCACTGGTCGCAAGGTGTCTGTTAAGTCACTCTTTTTGATGAACATTGTAAACGTTGAAATGGAAACTGCTGGAGCAGGTATAGATGATAGTGAGATTAGAATCACTTATTTAGAAAATATCTTTCTAAAAGCACACAATGAGCACCTGAGTTTCCATAAATTTGAATTCCCTAAAAAAACGGACATCCTTCCGCTTTACACCTATTTATTAGAATTGGCTTATCACAATCGATTAAAAATTAATGGCTTAGACCTTTGA
- the cysK gene encoding cysteine synthase A produces the protein MTIYNNITELIGQTPIVKLNNIVPEGAADVYVKLEAFNPGSSVKDRIALSMIEKAEQDGILKPGATIVEATSGNTGIGLSWVGAAKGYKVVIVMPETMSVERRKIIQAYGAELVLTPGSEGMKGAIAKAQEIAAERDGFLPLQFNNPANPEVHERTTGAEILAAFGSDGLDAFVGGVGTGGTISGVSHALKTANSNIQVYAVEADESAILSGEKPGPHKIQGISAGFIPETLDTKAYDGIVRVTSDDALALGREIGGKEGFLVGISSAAAIYGAIEVAKKLGKGKKVLALAPDNGERYLSTALYEFEV, from the coding sequence ATGACTATTTATAATAATATCACTGAACTAATTGGACAAACACCGATTGTTAAACTTAACAATATTGTTCCAGAGGGTGCTGCAGATGTCTATGTTAAACTAGAAGCTTTTAACCCTGGATCGTCAGTAAAAGACCGTATTGCCCTTAGCATGATTGAAAAAGCAGAACAAGATGGTATTCTAAAACCGGGAGCTACTATTGTTGAAGCAACGAGTGGAAACACTGGTATCGGTCTTTCATGGGTTGGTGCCGCTAAAGGATATAAAGTTGTTATCGTCATGCCTGAAACGATGAGTGTGGAACGACGTAAGATTATCCAAGCCTATGGTGCTGAACTCGTCCTTACTCCTGGTAGCGAAGGAATGAAAGGGGCTATTGCCAAAGCTCAGGAAATCGCCGCTGAACGAGACGGCTTCCTTCCACTCCAATTTAATAATCCAGCTAATCCAGAAGTGCACGAAAGAACAACAGGAGCTGAAATACTGGCTGCTTTCGGTTCTGATGGACTAGATGCTTTTGTGGGTGGTGTTGGTACTGGTGGAACGATCTCAGGTGTTTCTCACGCTCTCAAAACAGCAAATTCAAACATTCAAGTTTATGCAGTTGAGGCAGACGAGTCAGCTATCTTGTCTGGGGAAAAACCAGGACCTCATAAAATTCAAGGAATCTCAGCTGGATTTATTCCTGAAACGCTTGATACAAAAGCCTATGATGGTATTGTCCGTGTAACGTCAGATGATGCTCTAGCCCTTGGCCGTGAAATTGGTGGAAAAGAAGGCTTCCTTGTTGGGATTTCTTCAGCTGCAGCGATTTACGGGGCAATTGAGGTTGCCAAGAAATTAGGTAAAGGTAAGAAAGTCCTTGCTTTAGCACCAGATAACGGCGAACGTTATTTGTCTACAGCACTCTATGAATTTGAAGTGTAG
- the tsf gene encoding translation elongation factor Ts: MAEITAKLVKELREKSGAGVMDAKKALVETDGDIEKAIELLREKGMAKAAKKADRVAAEGLTGVFVNGNVAAVVEVNAETDFVAKNAQFVDLVNATAKVIAEGKPANNEEALALTMPSGETLEAAYVSATATIGEKISFRRFALLEKTDAQHFGAYQHNGGRIGVISVIEGGDEALAKQISMHIAAMKPTVLSYKELDEQFVKDELAQLNHVIDQDNESRAMVGKPALPHLKYGSKAQLTDEVIAQAEADIKAELAAEGKPEKIWDKIIPGKMDRFMLDNTKVDQAYTLLAQVYIMDDSKTVEAYLESVNASVVEFARFEVGEGIEKAANDFEAEVAATMAAALNN; this comes from the coding sequence ATGGCAGAAATTACAGCTAAACTTGTAAAAGAGTTGCGTGAAAAATCTGGTGCCGGTGTTATGGACGCTAAAAAAGCGCTTGTAGAAACAGACGGTGACATCGAAAAAGCGATTGAATTGCTTCGTGAAAAAGGTATGGCGAAGGCAGCTAAGAAAGCTGACCGTGTTGCAGCTGAAGGTTTGACTGGTGTATTTGTTAACGGTAACGTTGCAGCAGTAGTTGAAGTAAATGCCGAAACTGACTTCGTTGCGAAAAACGCTCAATTCGTTGACTTGGTAAACGCAACAGCTAAAGTAATCGCTGAAGGAAAACCAGCTAACAACGAAGAAGCTCTTGCTTTGACAATGCCTTCAGGTGAAACTCTTGAAGCTGCATATGTATCTGCAACAGCTACAATCGGTGAAAAAATCTCATTCCGTCGTTTTGCTTTGCTTGAAAAAACAGATGCACAACACTTCGGAGCATACCAACACAATGGTGGACGTATCGGTGTTATCTCTGTAATCGAAGGTGGAGACGAAGCGCTTGCTAAACAAATCTCAATGCACATTGCTGCGATGAAACCAACAGTTCTTTCTTACAAAGAATTGGATGAGCAATTCGTTAAAGATGAGTTGGCACAATTGAACCACGTAATCGACCAAGATAACGAAAGCCGTGCAATGGTTGGTAAACCAGCTCTTCCACACTTGAAGTATGGATCAAAAGCACAATTGACTGATGAAGTGATTGCTCAAGCTGAAGCTGATATCAAAGCTGAGTTGGCTGCAGAAGGCAAACCAGAAAAAATCTGGGACAAAATCATCCCAGGTAAAATGGACCGCTTCATGCTTGACAACACCAAAGTTGACCAAGCATACACACTTCTTGCACAAGTATACATCATGGATGACAGCAAGACAGTTGAAGCTTACCTTGAATCAGTAAATGCTTCAGTAGTTGAGTTCGCTCGCTTTGAAGTTGGTGAAGGTATCGAGAAAGCTGCAAACGACTTTGAAGCAGAAGTTGCAGCTACAATGGCAGCAGCCTTGAATAACTAA
- the rpsB gene encoding 30S ribosomal protein S2, whose amino-acid sequence MAVISMKQLLEAGVHFGHQTRRWNPKMAKYIFTERNGIHVIDLQQTVKYADQAYDFMRDAAANDAVVLFVGTKKQAADAVKEEAERSGQYYINHRWLGGTLTNWGTIQKRIARLKEIKRMEEEGIFDVLPKKEVALLNKQRARLEKFLGGIEDMPRIPDVMYVVDPHKEQIAVKEAKKLGIPVVAMVDTNTDPDDIDVIIPANDDAIRAVKLITAKLADAIIEGRQGEDAAAVEAEFAASEAQADSIEEIVEVVEGDNA is encoded by the coding sequence ATGGCAGTAATTTCAATGAAACAACTTCTTGAGGCTGGTGTACACTTTGGTCACCAAACTCGTCGCTGGAACCCTAAGATGGCTAAGTACATCTTCACTGAGCGTAACGGAATCCACGTTATCGACTTGCAACAAACTGTAAAATACGCTGACCAAGCATACGACTTTATGCGTGATGCTGCAGCTAACGATGCAGTTGTATTGTTTGTTGGTACTAAAAAACAAGCTGCTGACGCTGTTAAAGAAGAAGCAGAACGTTCAGGTCAATACTACATCAACCACCGTTGGTTGGGTGGAACTCTTACTAACTGGGGAACTATCCAAAAACGTATCGCTCGTTTGAAAGAAATCAAACGTATGGAAGAAGAAGGAATCTTCGACGTTCTTCCTAAGAAAGAAGTTGCACTTCTTAACAAACAACGTGCACGTCTTGAAAAATTCTTGGGTGGTATCGAAGACATGCCTCGTATCCCTGATGTAATGTACGTAGTTGACCCACATAAAGAACAAATCGCTGTTAAAGAAGCTAAAAAATTGGGTATCCCAGTTGTAGCGATGGTTGACACAAATACTGACCCAGACGATATCGATGTAATCATCCCAGCTAACGATGACGCTATCCGCGCTGTTAAATTGATCACAGCTAAATTGGCTGACGCTATCATCGAAGGACGTCAAGGTGAAGACGCAGCAGCAGTTGAAGCAGAATTTGCAGCTTCAGAAGCTCAAGCTGACTCAATCGAAGAAATCGTTGAAGTTGTAGAAGGCGACAACGCTTAA
- the pcsB gene encoding peptidoglycan hydrolase PcsB: MKKKILASLLLSTVLVSQAAVLTTVHAETTDEKIAAQDSKISNLTSQQKEAQKQVDEIQTQVTAIQTQQTNLEAENETLQAESKKLEGEITELSKNIVARNESLEKQARSAQTNGAATSYINTIVNSKSITEAISRVAAMSEIVSANNKMLEQQKADKKSIAEKQVANNEAINTVIANQQTLADDAQALTTKQAELKVAELNLAAEKATAESDKATLLEQKAAAEAEAKAAAEAEAAYKARQTSQQQSVVASGNTTLSDQVQATSSSSSDDDSSYTPAPAPTPTRQRPTYSTNASSYPTGECTWGAKTLAPWAGDYWGNGAQWATSAAAAGFRTGSTPQVGAIACWNDGGYGHVAVVTAVSSSTSIQVSESNYGGNRTIGNKRGWFNPTTTSEGYVTYIYPN; this comes from the coding sequence ATGAAGAAAAAAATCTTAGCGTCACTTTTGTTAAGTACAGTATTGGTTTCACAAGCGGCGGTATTAACAACTGTTCATGCTGAAACAACTGATGAAAAAATTGCTGCTCAAGATAGTAAGATTAGTAATTTGACATCTCAACAAAAAGAAGCTCAAAAACAAGTAGATGAAATCCAAACGCAAGTTACAGCTATCCAAACTCAACAAACAAACTTGGAAGCTGAGAACGAAACTCTACAAGCTGAATCTAAAAAACTTGAAGGAGAAATTACAGAGCTTTCTAAGAACATTGTTGCTCGTAATGAATCTTTGGAAAAACAAGCACGTAGTGCACAAACAAACGGTGCTGCAACTAGCTATATCAATACAATTGTAAACTCAAAATCAATTACAGAAGCTATTTCACGTGTTGCAGCAATGAGCGAGATTGTATCAGCTAACAACAAAATGTTGGAACAACAGAAAGCTGATAAGAAATCTATCGCTGAAAAACAGGTTGCAAACAATGAAGCAATCAACACTGTCATTGCGAACCAACAAACGCTTGCTGACGATGCACAAGCATTGACAACAAAACAAGCAGAGTTGAAAGTTGCTGAGTTAAACCTTGCTGCAGAGAAAGCTACTGCAGAAAGCGATAAAGCTACTTTATTGGAACAAAAAGCAGCAGCAGAGGCAGAAGCGAAAGCAGCAGCCGAAGCAGAAGCGGCTTATAAAGCACGTCAAACAAGCCAACAACAATCAGTTGTTGCTTCTGGAAATACAACACTTTCAGATCAAGTGCAAGCAACTTCAAGCTCTTCATCAGATGATGATTCAAGCTACACTCCAGCACCTGCTCCGACTCCAACTAGACAACGTCCAACATACAGTACAAATGCTTCAAGTTATCCAACTGGTGAATGTACTTGGGGAGCTAAAACATTAGCACCTTGGGCTGGAGATTACTGGGGTAACGGAGCGCAGTGGGCTACAAGTGCAGCAGCTGCAGGATTCCGTACTGGATCAACTCCACAAGTTGGTGCGATTGCATGTTGGAATGACGGTGGATATGGACACGTAGCGGTTGTTACAGCAGTTTCATCATCAACTAGCATTCAAGTATCAGAATCAAACTATGGTGGAAATCGTACAATCGGTAACAAACGTGGATGGTTCAACCCAACTACAACTTCTGAAGGTTATGTTACTTACATCTATCCAAACTAA
- the mreD gene encoding rod shape-determining protein MreD, translating to MRLLKQIGIFFLLPFVVLIDAHIGQLAGSFFPHFHLASHFLFLFLLFETIEVSEYLYLAYCCIVGLVYDIYFFHLIGIATLLFILIGASLHKFNSVILLNRWTRMLTIVVMSFLFDMGSYLLALAMGFTVESMPVFIVYSLVPSMILNFLWMLVFQYIFEKCYL from the coding sequence ATGAGACTGTTAAAACAAATTGGTATTTTCTTTTTACTCCCTTTTGTTGTACTAATTGATGCACATATTGGACAATTAGCGGGATCCTTCTTCCCTCACTTTCATTTAGCAAGTCATTTTCTGTTTTTATTTCTCTTGTTTGAGACAATAGAGGTTTCAGAATATCTCTATCTAGCTTATTGCTGTATAGTGGGTTTGGTGTACGATATCTATTTTTTCCACTTGATAGGAATTGCGACGCTTCTATTTATCTTAATAGGTGCTTCACTCCATAAATTTAATAGTGTAATTTTGCTAAACCGTTGGACAAGAATGTTAACAATAGTTGTGATGAGTTTCCTATTTGATATGGGGAGCTATCTCCTCGCTCTTGCTATGGGGTTTACAGTAGAATCGATGCCAGTTTTCATCGTCTATAGCCTTGTCCCATCAATGATTTTAAACTTTTTATGGATGCTTGTTTTCCAATATATTTTTGAAAAATGTTATCTATAA